TACGCACGTTGTCTTCGCGGGACGGCTTGGCGCCTTCACCTGCGCTCAGCACTTCGTACTGCAGGCCCGAGGCCAGGGTGACGATGCCTTCGCGCTTGGCGTTTTCGACCAGGAATTCCTTGCCGGCGGCAGCGGCGGCTTCGGCCTTGGCAGCGGCTTCGGCCTGCATCACTTCGCGGATCACCTTGAAGGCGGCCGACAGGTCTTCTTCGCTGACGCGGCTGTCGGCGCCATTGAAGGCGTCGGTCAGGCCGGCCACGATGGCGTTCAGGTTGACGCCCGGTGGCGGGTTGTCACGCAGCTGGCCGCCCAGCTGACGGCCGATGCCGTAGCTGACGCGGGATTCGTCGGTGGACAGGTTGAGTTCGGACATTGGCTTGCTCCACGTAAGGGCGCACTGCTTCCGCGCCCTTGTTGAAAAGGGCGAGCAGCCTAGCACACTGGCGCCGCGCGAAGCAGCTACCAGGCCGAACGCTGGGAAATCGGGACCTTGAGGTCTTCTTCCGGGTGCACGCCAAGGCCGCACATCTCGTCCTGCACGGACCAGTGCACCAGGTTCATCGACAGCAGCGGCAGGGCTTGCAGCAGCAGGCGCGCATCCTCCACCGAATGCACCCGCAGGCGCTGGCCACGGGTATCGTCCAGGGGATGGGCGCGGCCCTTGACCCGGGCCTCGAGCAGGTAATCGCCGCCTTCGATGGCGATCAGGTTCAGTTCGTCGACATGGCCAGCCCTGGCCTCGGTGTTGAGCTGATGCAGGTTCATGGGCGCACCTCGCTGCGGGAACCACGCATGAGTGCTCATTTTTTGTACGACAACGGCGAAAGCACAAGCTGCCGCCGGTCAGAAAGATCGCGGGGCAAACGGATCAGTGCTTGGTGATGCGATCCAGGTAACCCATGACGAACGCCGAGATGACGAAGGTCATGTGGATGATCACGTACCACATCAGGTAGTCGGTGGAGATGTTCTGCGCATCCATGAACACCCGCAGCAGGTGGATCGAGGAAATGGCCACGATCGAGGCGGCGACCTTCATCTTCAGCGACGAGGAATCCATCTTGCCCAGCCAGTTGAGCTTTTCCTTGCTCTCGTCGATGTCCAGCTGCGAGACGAAGTTCTCGTAGCCGGAGATCATCACCATCACCAGCAGGCCGCCAACCAGCGACATGTCGATCAGCGACAGGATCACCAGGATCAGGTCGGCTTCGGCGAGGGTGAAGACGTTGGGCAGGACATGGATGATTTCCTGGAAGAACTTCAGGGCCAATGCCAGCAGGCCCAGCGAGAGGCCGAAATAGATCGGGGCGAGCAGCCAGCGCGAGGCATACATCGCGTTTTCGAGGATACGTTCCATGGACAGTGATTGACTCGTGAGGTGACTGGAAAAGCGAGGGCGAGTATAGCCAGCCACCTGTGCCAGCAAAAGCCTATGGTCGTTTCGCGATACACCTGTAGGAGCCAGCCTTGCTGGCGAACCGGGGCCGCAGAGGTTCGCCAGCAAGGCTGGCTCCTACAACGCAAGCAATAGGATCAGGTTTCCGGGTGGAACTGGTAGTCCCCAAGATTGCGGCAGCGCTCGCCGTTGATCCGGCGCAGTTGCGCCTGCAGGTGCAGGCACCAGATCTGCGGATCTTCGGCAACCTGGTAACCATGCAGGGTGAGGCTGTCGACAATGGCGTTCATCACCGACTCGGCCACCATCGGCCCATGGAACGGGCCCTGGGCCTTGATTGCCGAGGGTTGTTCGCCGGCCATGCCGGCGGCGAACAGCAAGGTCCACATGCCAGTGTCGCCAGCCAGCGGACGGATGCTGCATTCGATGCGGGTCACCAGGCCCAGGCACTGGCGGGTGAGGCTGAGGTTGCGCATGGCGGCGTCCCCTCTGTAAAGCCTTGTTCAGCCTGAAACCGCCAGGCTGTTTCCATCCTGAACCCTGACAACGTCCTTAAGTTCCACTGTAGCCGACCTGCGGAAAAAGTTAGAAAACCGGCGCTGAACGGTAGCACTTCGCCGCTAGCGCCGGTTTATTGACTCAAGCCGGCTTGGCCTGGGCCACCATCTCTTCCAGCCGTTCCTTTTCGGCCTCCTTGATCTCTTCCTCGCTGATCATCTCGGCGATCTCGCGCAGGCGCTCGACCACCCGCGCATTGACGCTGCCCTCGACGAACTGGCCCTTGTCGTCCAGCGCGCCGGCCTCCTCGCCCACCAGCAGGCTCAAGGCTTCGTCGGCCTGGCTGACCGCATACACATGGAACTGCCCAGCCTCGACCGCTTGCAGCACGCGCTCGTCGAGCATCAGCGTGGCGACGTTGGCGCGCGGGATGATCACCCCCTGCTCGCCAGTCAGGCCACGGGCGTCGCACAGGCGGAAGAAGCCCTCGATCTTCTCGTTGACCCCACCCACCGCCTGCACTTCACCGAACTGGTTGATCGAGCCGGTGATGGCAAAGCACTGCTTGAGCGGCGTGCGCGACAAGGCCGAGATCAGCGTGCAGGCCTCACCCAGCGAGGCGCTGTCGCCATCGACATAACCGTAGGATTGCTCCAGGGCGATGCTCGCCGAGATCGCCAGGGGGAATTCCTGGGCATAGCGGCTGCCCAGGTAACCGGTGAGGATCATCACCCCCTTGGAGTGAATCGGCTGGCCCAGGTTGACCTCGCGCTCGATGTCGACGATGCCGCTGCCGCCGGGGTAGACGGTGGCCGAGATGCGCGCCGGCATGCCGAACGCCGAGTCGCCGACCTCCAGCACGGTCAGGCCGTTGCACTTGCCGATCGCCGCGCCCTCGGTGTCGATCAGGATGATCCCGGCGAGCATGTCGTCGAGCACCCGCTGCGAGACCCGCCCGGTGCGCGTGGCCTTGGCCTTGAGCGCGCGCTCGATGTGTCCGGCGTCGGTCATCGCCTCGTTGGCCAGCTGGCGGATGAAGTCGGCCTCGCTGACCAGCTGGAACAAGTCGCCGATGCGCGCCGACAGCCGCGACTGGTTCTCGGCCAGGCGCGCGCTGTAGGTGGCCAGGCGCGCCACCGCGTCGCTGGTCAGCGGTGCCATGCCTTCCTCGTTGGTACGGGTGCGCAGCAACTGGGCGAACTGCTCCAGGTTCTCGTCGACCATGGGCATGTCTTCGTCGAAGTCGACCAGCACCCGGAACATCTCCTGGAAGTCCGAATCGTGGTCTTGCAGCGCGTAGTACAGCTGGCGCGAACCGATGATGATCAGCTTGACGCTGAGCGGGATCATCTGCGGCGTCAGGCTCACGCTGGCGACCCGGCCCAGCTCGCCGAGCGGCGACTCCATTTTCAGCTTGCGCGACTGCAAGGCGCGCTTGAGCGCGTCCCAGACGAACGGCTCGCCGAGCATCTTCTCGGCCTCCAGGATCAGGAAGCCGCCGTTGGCACGGTGCAGCGCGCCCGGGCGCAACTGGCGGTAGGAGGTGTACAGCGCGCCCTGGTCGGTGCTGTATTCGATGCGCCCGAACAAGTTGTCGTAGGTCGGGTGCGGCTCGAACACCACCGGCGCGCCGCCATTGCCGCAGTGGCCGACCACCAGGCTGGGGGCGTACTGCTCCTCGAGCATCTTGCGCGCCACCGCGTCGGTCTTGGCGTCGTCGACCAGTTGCTCGACCACGGTGCGCAGCAGGTTCAACTGCACCGATTGCAGGTAGGCGCATACCGCGGCGTTTTCCGCGTACTTTTCCGACAGCGGCGCCAGCAGCGGCTGCAAGGCCAGGGTGATGGTCTCTTCGTTGAGCTGGCGCAGCTGGTTGTTCGACTCGCGCTTCCACTGCGGCAGGCTCGACAGCTCCTCGTTGAGGCGCTCCTCGAGTTCGGCGATGTCCTCATGGAAGCGCTCGCGCACGTCCTCGGGCAGTTGGGCGAACTCGGCCTCGTCCAGGGCCTTGCCGTCGGCCATGGGGGTGAAGGCGACGTTGCTGCTGTCGCGGTACAGGGCCACGTCCTTTTCCAGCGAGGCGCGCTCGATCACATCGAGGGCGCGGTCGTAGCGCTGGTTGAAGGCACGGTCGATGGCGCTTTTCTTCTGCTGGTACGCGGGGTGTTCGAATACCGCCGGGAAGGTCGCCAGCAGGTTGTCGATCAGCCCGCCCATGTCGCTGATGAAGGCGTGCGCGCTGCCGGCCGGCAGCTCCAGGGCACGCGGCTCGCGGGAATCCTCGAAATTGTTGACGTACAGCCAGTCGGCCGGGGTCTGCTGACGCTTGCCCTCGGCCTTCAGGTAGCGCTTGACGAACGAGAAGCGACCCGTGCCAGGCTCGCCCATGACGTACACGTTGTAACCGGGGCGCGGCATGGCCACGCCGAACTGCAGGGCCTCGACGGCACGCTCCTGGCCCAGGACTCCACGAAACGGCTCCAGATCGTCGGTATTGGAAAAAGCGAACTGCTCGGGGGAGAAACGCCGGGTCAGGGCTTCGGGCGCGAGACGCAGGCGCGAGGCGACAGGATCGGGCATTGGGTTTCCTTACTTCGGCGGGGCGGATGAAAGGCATTCTGGCGCTGCCAGCGCCTAGCGGCAAGGCTGCGCGAGACTTTATGTCGCAGGCCGGCGGCGCGCCGCGGCTATGCAATTTTTCGCAATAAACAACGCAACCTTTGGATCGTGCCTAAACTCCAAGCTGCGCGGGGGGATGCAAATCCCCCTGTCCTGGCAACCGCGTTGCCAGAACCCTGACCATTGGTACGTCACTTGAGAAAGAGAACAACGCTATGAAACGGATTCTTCTGGGTACTCTGTTCGCCGCTGTCTCGATCAACGCCATGGCCGAATCGCCAGGCGGCCCGAACTGCGGCTGGGGCAACCTGCTGTTCGAGGGCCAGCGCGGCACCCCGGCCCACTTCCTGGCTTCCACCACCAACGGCACCTCCGGCAACGCAACCTTCGGCATGACCTCGGGCACCAACGGCTGCTCGACCAAGGCCGCACTCACCTATGGCGGCAAGTCCTGGTTCGCCATGAACGGCATGATGAACGAGCTCTCCGAAGACATGGCCCAGGGCCAGGGCGAAGCCCTGACCACCTATGCCGTGGTCCTCGGCGTGGCCCCTGAAGACCGCGCGCACTTCGCCGCCGTCACCCACGAGCACTTCCAGCAGATCTTCAGCAGCGCCGACGTGACTGCCGAAACTGTCCACAGCAACACCCTGGCCGTGCTCAAGAGCGACCCGCAACTGGCCAAGTACGCCACCGAGGCTTGAGTCTCACGCCTCCCGCCCCGGCCTCGGGGCGGGTTTGGCGCTTACCTTCCGGCATCATCAGGATGTAGTTGCCCGACATGCTCAAACGCCTCGCTCCCCTGGCGCTCCTGTTCAGCGCCGCGCTGCACGCCGCACCCCAGATCGATTCGGCCCGTGTCCAGCAACTGGCGGCCACGCCCTACTGGATCGCCCTGGGCCACTACGAGACCGCCAAGCTTGGCGGCTGGCGCAGTTACGTCGATGACCCGCGCTTCTTCCTTGCCGAGGACGGCGCCCATCATCCCGAGCAGGAACTGCAAGCCACGGTCGCCGCGCTGTACGCCCCGGCGAGCCTGGGCGACCGGCATGCCCAGTGCGTGTTCCCGGCGCGCACCCGCTGGCTGCGCGAGCAACTGGCGCTCAGCGACCTGCCGCGCCCGGCCTGCCAGGAGTTCAGCACCTGGTACCAGTCGATCGACCCGCACAGCGCGGCGCTGATCTTCCCGGCCGCCTACCTCAACAGCCCCTCGTCGATGTTCGGCCACACCCTGCTGCGCATCGACCAGTCCAGCACCCAGCGCAACGACACCACGCTGCTGAGCTACGCGATCAACTTCGGCGCCTATATCGAAGGCAGCGACAACAGCATTCTCTACGCCTGGAAAGGCCTGATGGGCGGCTACCCCGGGCTGTTCGCGATGATGCCCTACCAGGAAAAACTGTCCGAGTACCGCAGCCTGGAAAACCGCGACCTGTGGGAGTACCAGCTGGACCTGACCCCGGAGGAGACCGGGCGCATGGTCGAGCACGTGTGGGAGCTCAAGCAGATCAAGTTCGATTATTTCTTCTTCGACGAAAACTGCTCCTACCGCCTGCTGGAGCTGCTGCAGGTGGCACGCCCGAGCCTGGACCTGACCGCGCAGTTCCCGCTGACCGCCATCCCCACCGACACGGTCAAGGCGGTGAAACAGTCTGGCCTGGTCGCCGACGTGCGCTACCGGCCATCGCGCGAGCGCGAACTGCTGGCCCGCGCCGAGCCGCTTGCGCCTGGCGAAAAACAGCAGGTGCTGGCCATCAGCCGCGACACCGCCTACCTGCAAGACCCCGCCTTCACCGCCCTGCCCCGCGAACGCCAGGCCCTGATGCAGGACGCCGCCTACCGCCTGGAGCGCTACCGCGCCAATGGCCAGGAACGCGACCCGGCCCAGGCCGGGCGCAGCTATGAGCTGCTCAGGGCGATCAACCGCAACCCGCCGCCACCCTTGCAGATCGAACGCCCCGGCCTGCCCGAGGACGGCCACCAGTCGCGCACCTGGCAACTGGGGGTAGGCAGCCGCGAAGACCGCGCCTACGCCGAATACGGCCTGCGCATGGCCTACCACGACCTCAACGACAACCTCTACGGCTTCCCCCTGGGCGCACAGATCGAGATCCTCCAGCTCAAGCTGCGCCAGTACGAAGGCAACGACTGGCAGGTGCAGCGCCTGGACCTGGCCACCATCCGCTCGCTGACGCCACGCAACGCGCTGCTCAAACCCTGGTCGTGGCAGGTTGCCGGGGGCCTGGAACGGGTGCCGGGCAAGCATGACGACGAGGTGCTGGTCAGCCAGGTCAATGGCGGCGCCGGCGGCACCTGGCAACTGGGCGACGAGCTGCTGGGCTTCGCCCTGGGTACTCTGCGCATCGAGCACCACAACGACTTCGCCGAGTTCGTCGCGCCCGCGGCCGGGTTCAACGGCGGCCTGCTGTGGCGCAACCCGCTGGGCAACCTGACGCTGGAGGCCAAGGGCGACTACTTCAGCAATGGCGAGGTGCGCCGCAGTGTCAGCCTGAACCAGCAGTGGGAAGTGAGCCAGAACCTAGGGTTGCGCTTGAGTGCATCCCGCCAGTTCAGCCACCTGGCCACGGCGCAGAACGAGGTGATGCTGGAGTTGAAGTGGTATCACTACTGAGGGCCCCATCGCCGGCAAGCCGGCTCCTACAGGTACAGCACAGGCCAGAAGCAAATGCGCTACCTGTGGGAGCGGCCTTGTGTCGCGATGGGCTGCGCAGCAGCCCCAACGATTTTGCATAATGCCGAGATCCTGGGGCCGCTGCGCGCCCCATCGCGACACAAGGCCGCTCCCACAGGGATAGCGTCAGCTTCACAAGCTGCATCCGTGACCCAACCGACTCTTTGACACTGTTTTGACACCTCCCCGACAAACCGCCACCTAGACTTTGCTGCATTACTCTCGAGGTCTTGTGGTCATGTCGCGGTATTGGCTGGGCTTGTGCTTCACGTTGTTGCTGGCCGGGTGTGAAACCACCCACCAACAGATGGTCCAGCAGGGCTACCCGCCCGCCTACGCCGACGGCTTCGACGACGGTTGCAGCAGCGGCCGCCAGGCCGCCGGGCTGATGGTCGGCGAGTTTCGCAAGAACGTGCCGCGCTACCTGCACGAGGCTCAGTACGAAACCGGCTGGGACGACGGCTTTCGCCAGTGCCACGCCATGCAGAGCAACCAGGACACCCGCCAGTACCGCGAGCGTTACTGGGACGAGCGCGACCGCGACTGGCAACGCGAGAAAGACCAGGGCGCCGCCCGCGCCTACCGGCCGAATTGACGTCGCAAACAGACAACCGTTGAAACCCGCTACCTGCCACCATGGTCTCCAGCACAAGGAGGCCCGCGCATGAGCCGAGCATTCGTCAACGAAGACCAGGCCGCCGCCCAGGCCAGCCAGCCGGTGGAGCGGCGCGTCAGCGACCAGCCCAACTACGTCACCGCCAGCGGCCTGGCCCAGCTGCAGCAACGCGTGGCAGCGCTCAATGCCCTGCGCAGCGAACTGCAGGCCCAGGGCGAACGAGCCGACAAGCAGCGCCTGGCCGATGCCGAGCGCGACCTGCGCTATTTCAATGCGCGGGTACAGAGTGCCCAGCTGGTGCCGGCGCCGACGTCTACCGAAAAGGCACAGATTGGCAGCCGGGTACGCTTCGTCGACGAGGCCGGCCAGGAGCAGGAGGTGCGGCTGGTGGGCGAGGATGAAGCGGATGCCGTTCACGGGCTGATCAACTGGGGCTCGCCGCTGGGGCGGGCGCTGTTGGGGGCAGGGCCTGGGGATGAGGTGCTGTGGCGCAGGCCGGCGGGGGATCAGATGATCGAGGTGCTTGAAGTCAGGGTTGAGACTTGAGGGCCATGGGGCTGCCTTGCAGCCCTTTCGCGACACAAGGCCGCTCCTACAGGGATACGCGATGGCTCAGGCTATCGTGTTCCCTGTAGGTGCGGCCTTGTGCCGCGAAAGGGCCGCAAAGCGGCCCCAGCAGTTCCGGATCAGACCACGCCTTGCGCCAGCATGGCATCGGCCACTTTGACGAAGCCGGCGATGTTGGCGCCCTTGACGTAGTTCACCGTGCCATCGGCCTCTTCGCCGTAATGCACGCAGGCATGGTGGATCGACTGCATGATGTTGTGCAGCTTGCTGTCCACTTCACCGGCCGTCCACAGCAGGCGCATGGCGTTCTGCGACATCTCCAGGCCCGACACGGCCACGCCGCCGGCGTTGGACGCCTTGCCCGGCGCGTAGAGAATGCCGGCCTCGATGAAGATATCCACAGCCTCCAGGGTGGTCGGCATGTTGGCGCCTTCGGCCACGCAGATGCAGCCATTGCGCAGCAGGGTGCGGGCGTCCTCGGCGTTCAGCTCGTTCTGGGTGGCGCACGGCAGGGCGATGTCGCAAGGCAGCGACCATGGTGTCTGGCCCGGGCGGAACTCCAGGCCGAACTGCCCGGCCAACTCGCTGATGCGGCCACGCTTGACGTTCTTCAGCGCCATCAGCGCCTCCCACTGGGCATCGTTGAGCCCGGCTTCGCAGAACAGCGTGCCCTCCGAGTCAGACAGCGAAATCACCTTGCCGCCCAGGTCCATGACCTTGCGCGCGGCGTACTGGGCCACGTTGCCGGAGCCGGAGATGGCCACGCGGCGACCATCGATGCGTTGCTCCTGGCGCTTGAGCATCTCCTCGGCGAAGTACACGCAGCCGTAGCCGGTGGCTTCCGGGCGGATCAGGCTGCCGCCGTAGCTCATGCCCTTGCCGGTCAGGACCGAGGTGAACTGGTTGGCCAGGCGCTTGTACTGGCCGAACAGGAAGCCGATCTCGCGGGCACCGACGCCGATGTCACCGGCCGGCACGTCGAGGTCGGCGCCAATATGGCGGTACAGCTCGCTCATGAACGCCTGGCAGAAACGCATCACCTCGGCATCGCTCTTGCCCTTCGGATCGAAGTCCGAACCACCCTTGCCGCCGCCCATGGGCAGCGAGGTCAGGGAGTTCTTGAACACCTGCTCGAAGGCCAGGAACTTGAGCACGCCCAGGTTCACCGACGGGTGGAAGCGCAGGCCGCCCTTGTACGGGCCAATGGCGCTGCTCATCTGGATGCGGTAGCCGCGGTTGACCTGGACCTTGCCCTGGTCATCGACCCACGA
The window above is part of the Pseudomonas muyukensis genome. Proteins encoded here:
- a CDS encoding Lnb N-terminal periplasmic domain-containing protein — protein: MLKRLAPLALLFSAALHAAPQIDSARVQQLAATPYWIALGHYETAKLGGWRSYVDDPRFFLAEDGAHHPEQELQATVAALYAPASLGDRHAQCVFPARTRWLREQLALSDLPRPACQEFSTWYQSIDPHSAALIFPAAYLNSPSSMFGHTLLRIDQSSTQRNDTTLLSYAINFGAYIEGSDNSILYAWKGLMGGYPGLFAMMPYQEKLSEYRSLENRDLWEYQLDLTPEETGRMVEHVWELKQIKFDYFFFDENCSYRLLELLQVARPSLDLTAQFPLTAIPTDTVKAVKQSGLVADVRYRPSRERELLARAEPLAPGEKQQVLAISRDTAYLQDPAFTALPRERQALMQDAAYRLERYRANGQERDPAQAGRSYELLRAINRNPPPPLQIERPGLPEDGHQSRTWQLGVGSREDRAYAEYGLRMAYHDLNDNLYGFPLGAQIEILQLKLRQYEGNDWQVQRLDLATIRSLTPRNALLKPWSWQVAGGLERVPGKHDDEVLVSQVNGGAGGTWQLGDELLGFALGTLRIEHHNDFAEFVAPAAGFNGGLLWRNPLGNLTLEAKGDYFSNGEVRRSVSLNQQWEVSQNLGLRLSASRQFSHLATAQNEVMLELKWYHY
- a CDS encoding DUF3015 domain-containing protein — its product is MKRILLGTLFAAVSINAMAESPGGPNCGWGNLLFEGQRGTPAHFLASTTNGTSGNATFGMTSGTNGCSTKAALTYGGKSWFAMNGMMNELSEDMAQGQGEALTTYAVVLGVAPEDRAHFAAVTHEHFQQIFSSADVTAETVHSNTLAVLKSDPQLAKYATEA
- a CDS encoding FKBP-type peptidyl-prolyl cis-trans isomerase, translating into MSELNLSTDESRVSYGIGRQLGGQLRDNPPPGVNLNAIVAGLTDAFNGADSRVSEEDLSAAFKVIREVMQAEAAAKAEAAAAAGKEFLVENAKREGIVTLASGLQYEVLSAGEGAKPSREDNVRTHYHGTLIDGTVFDSSYERGQPAEFPVGGVIAGWTEALQLMNAGSKWRLYVPSELAYGAQGVGSIPPHSTLVFDVELLDVL
- a CDS encoding DUF6482 family protein codes for the protein MNLHQLNTEARAGHVDELNLIAIEGGDYLLEARVKGRAHPLDDTRGQRLRVHSVEDARLLLQALPLLSMNLVHWSVQDEMCGLGVHPEEDLKVPISQRSAW
- a CDS encoding GreA/GreB family elongation factor; protein product: MSRAFVNEDQAAAQASQPVERRVSDQPNYVTASGLAQLQQRVAALNALRSELQAQGERADKQRLADAERDLRYFNARVQSAQLVPAPTSTEKAQIGSRVRFVDEAGQEQEVRLVGEDEADAVHGLINWGSPLGRALLGAGPGDEVLWRRPAGDQMIEVLEVRVET
- a CDS encoding Lon protease family protein — encoded protein: MPDPVASRLRLAPEALTRRFSPEQFAFSNTDDLEPFRGVLGQERAVEALQFGVAMPRPGYNVYVMGEPGTGRFSFVKRYLKAEGKRQQTPADWLYVNNFEDSREPRALELPAGSAHAFISDMGGLIDNLLATFPAVFEHPAYQQKKSAIDRAFNQRYDRALDVIERASLEKDVALYRDSSNVAFTPMADGKALDEAEFAQLPEDVRERFHEDIAELEERLNEELSSLPQWKRESNNQLRQLNEETITLALQPLLAPLSEKYAENAAVCAYLQSVQLNLLRTVVEQLVDDAKTDAVARKMLEEQYAPSLVVGHCGNGGAPVVFEPHPTYDNLFGRIEYSTDQGALYTSYRQLRPGALHRANGGFLILEAEKMLGEPFVWDALKRALQSRKLKMESPLGELGRVASVSLTPQMIPLSVKLIIIGSRQLYYALQDHDSDFQEMFRVLVDFDEDMPMVDENLEQFAQLLRTRTNEEGMAPLTSDAVARLATYSARLAENQSRLSARIGDLFQLVSEADFIRQLANEAMTDAGHIERALKAKATRTGRVSQRVLDDMLAGIILIDTEGAAIGKCNGLTVLEVGDSAFGMPARISATVYPGGSGIVDIEREVNLGQPIHSKGVMILTGYLGSRYAQEFPLAISASIALEQSYGYVDGDSASLGEACTLISALSRTPLKQCFAITGSINQFGEVQAVGGVNEKIEGFFRLCDARGLTGEQGVIIPRANVATLMLDERVLQAVEAGQFHVYAVSQADEALSLLVGEEAGALDDKGQFVEGSVNARVVERLREIAEMISEEEIKEAEKERLEEMVAQAKPA
- a CDS encoding TIGR00645 family protein, which produces MERILENAMYASRWLLAPIYFGLSLGLLALALKFFQEIIHVLPNVFTLAEADLILVILSLIDMSLVGGLLVMVMISGYENFVSQLDIDESKEKLNWLGKMDSSSLKMKVAASIVAISSIHLLRVFMDAQNISTDYLMWYVIIHMTFVISAFVMGYLDRITKH
- the gdhA gene encoding NADP-specific glutamate dehydrogenase, translating into MIESVDAFLARLQQRDPAQPEFHQAVEEVLRSLWPFLEQNPHYLQAGILERMVEPERAVLFRVSWVDDQGKVQVNRGYRIQMSSAIGPYKGGLRFHPSVNLGVLKFLAFEQVFKNSLTSLPMGGGKGGSDFDPKGKSDAEVMRFCQAFMSELYRHIGADLDVPAGDIGVGAREIGFLFGQYKRLANQFTSVLTGKGMSYGGSLIRPEATGYGCVYFAEEMLKRQEQRIDGRRVAISGSGNVAQYAARKVMDLGGKVISLSDSEGTLFCEAGLNDAQWEALMALKNVKRGRISELAGQFGLEFRPGQTPWSLPCDIALPCATQNELNAEDARTLLRNGCICVAEGANMPTTLEAVDIFIEAGILYAPGKASNAGGVAVSGLEMSQNAMRLLWTAGEVDSKLHNIMQSIHHACVHYGEEADGTVNYVKGANIAGFVKVADAMLAQGVV